A region from the Hypanus sabinus isolate sHypSab1 chromosome 22, sHypSab1.hap1, whole genome shotgun sequence genome encodes:
- the LOC132379520 gene encoding interferon-induced protein with tetratricopeptide repeats 5-like isoform X2, with protein MSNTPRDLSKENLVQLQCHFTWAPQKETIDLEDMMYRLQDSIDMNLKYKAHSCNQLAFVNCLKGNYEEAIQNLKEAEKILREDNKDEFERRSIITYGNFAWVHYHMGQLTEVQSYLDKLEMICKPLSDGPRYTAMIPEVYGEKGWSLLRSTARYYEEAKECFEKALEEDPDNVQWNMGYATVLFRLEAISGTKENREQSQSVKHLRRVLELDPDDSLAMVLLALKLQELKKKKEANELVEQALQKTSDYPKVLRNAAKFYRKEKDVEKAIMLLKKALEISPHSSVLHDQIGMCYRIKLLELIANPLSKDPQNPEFQQKADLFNQCKYHFGKAFEHRPKTAVKSQRDLADICVRNGEYSKADEIYSNLLKLDDTRPENMQTINLDAGLFYLFRRKSEDEGITLLKKALKIEIHTKVWKRAYEHLEKWANKKLYSNPHDSMALGAKGLLHQLVHNKSKATECYEEALQFDPGNEEYLSALCQLRLTLEDHNDV; from the coding sequence CAACACACCGAGAGATCTGTCGAAAGAGAATCTCGTTCAGCTTCAGTGTCACTTCACGTGGGCCCCGCAGAAGGAAACCATTGACCTGGAAGATATGATGTACAGATTACAAGATTCTATTGATATGAATTTGAAGTATAAAGCTCACTCCTGCAACCAACTCGCTTTTGTAAACTGCCTGAAGGGCAACTATGAAGAAGCAATTCAAAACTTAAAGGAAGCTGAAAAGATTCTGAGGGAGGACAACAAAGATGAATTTGAAAGAAGAAGCATCATCACCTATGGAAACTTTGCCTGGGTGCATTACCACATGGGACAACTGACCGAGGTCCAGTCCTATCTCGACAAGCTGGAGATGATCTGTAAACCGCTCAGTGATGGCCCTCGCTATACAGCAATGATACCCGAGGTGTACGGGGAGAAGGGATGGTCACTGTTAAGATCTACAGCTCGATATTATGAGGAGGCAAAGGAATGCTTTGAGAAGGCTCTGGAAGAAGATCCTGATAATGTGCAATGGAACATGGGATATGCCACTGTACTGTTTCGGTTGGAAGCAATTTCTGGAACCAAAGAGAATCGTGAACAGAGTCAGTCAGTGAAGCATCTGCGTCGTGTGTTAGAGCTTGATCCCGATGACTCACTGGCCATGGTTCTGTTGGCTCTAAAACTTCAGGAgctgaagaaaaagaaagaagcaaATGAATTAGTTGAACAAGCATTGCAGAAAACCTCTGATTATCCAAAAGTGCTTCGCAATGCTGCAAAATTTTATCGAAAAGAAAAAGATGTGGAAAAAGCAATCATGTTGTTGAAGAAAGCATTagaaatttccccacattctAGCGTTCTGCATGACCAAATAGGCATGTGTTACAGAATCAAACTACTTGAATTAATTGCCAATCCTCTGAGCAAGGATCCTCAGAACCCAGAATTCCAACAAAAAGCAGATTTGTTCAATCAATGCAAATATCACTTTGGAAAGGCATTTGAGCACCGTCCAAAGACAGCTGTTAAATCACAAAGGGATCTTGCAGACATCTGTGTTAGAAATGGAGAGTATTCCAAAGCAGACGAGATCTACAGTAATCTGCTAAAATTAGATGACACCCGCCCAGAAAATATGCAGACAATAAATTTAGACGCTGGTTTATTTTATCTGTTCCGgaggaaatctgaagatgaaGGTATCACATTGCTAAAGAAAGCATTGAAGATTGAAATTCACACAAAGGTATGGAAAAGagcttatgagcatttggagaaatggGCAAATAAGAAACTTTATAGCAATCCACATGACAGCATGGCCCTTGGTGCCAAAGGGCTACTGCATCAACTGGTTCACAACAAGTCCAAAGCTACTGAATGTTATGAAGAAGCCTTGCAGTTTGATCCTGGCAATGAAGAATATCTCAGTGCTCTTTGTCAACTACGCCTTACCCTGGAGGACCATAATGATGTTTGA
- the LOC132379520 gene encoding interferon-induced protein with tetratricopeptide repeats 5-like isoform X3 translates to MMYRLQDSIDMNLKYKAHSCNQLAFVNCLKGNYEEAIQNLKEAEKILREDNKDEFERRSIITYGNFAWVHYHMGQLTEVQSYLDKLEMICKPLSDGPRYTAMIPEVYGEKGWSLLRSTARYYEEAKECFEKALEEDPDNVQWNMGYATVLFRLEAISGTKENREQSQSVKHLRRVLELDPDDSLAMVLLALKLQELKKKKEANELVEQALQKTSDYPKVLRNAAKFYRKEKDVEKAIMLLKKALEISPHSSVLHDQIGMCYRIKLLELIANPLSKDPQNPEFQQKADLFNQCKYHFGKAFEHRPKTAVKSQRDLADICVRNGEYSKADEIYSNLLKLDDTRPENMQTINLDAGLFYLFRRKSEDEGITLLKKALKIEIHTKVWKRAYEHLEKWANKKLYSNPHDSMALGAKGLLHQLVHNKSKATECYEEALQFDPGNEEYLSALCQLRLTLEDHNDV, encoded by the coding sequence ATGATGTACAGATTACAAGATTCTATTGATATGAATTTGAAGTATAAAGCTCACTCCTGCAACCAACTCGCTTTTGTAAACTGCCTGAAGGGCAACTATGAAGAAGCAATTCAAAACTTAAAGGAAGCTGAAAAGATTCTGAGGGAGGACAACAAAGATGAATTTGAAAGAAGAAGCATCATCACCTATGGAAACTTTGCCTGGGTGCATTACCACATGGGACAACTGACCGAGGTCCAGTCCTATCTCGACAAGCTGGAGATGATCTGTAAACCGCTCAGTGATGGCCCTCGCTATACAGCAATGATACCCGAGGTGTACGGGGAGAAGGGATGGTCACTGTTAAGATCTACAGCTCGATATTATGAGGAGGCAAAGGAATGCTTTGAGAAGGCTCTGGAAGAAGATCCTGATAATGTGCAATGGAACATGGGATATGCCACTGTACTGTTTCGGTTGGAAGCAATTTCTGGAACCAAAGAGAATCGTGAACAGAGTCAGTCAGTGAAGCATCTGCGTCGTGTGTTAGAGCTTGATCCCGATGACTCACTGGCCATGGTTCTGTTGGCTCTAAAACTTCAGGAgctgaagaaaaagaaagaagcaaATGAATTAGTTGAACAAGCATTGCAGAAAACCTCTGATTATCCAAAAGTGCTTCGCAATGCTGCAAAATTTTATCGAAAAGAAAAAGATGTGGAAAAAGCAATCATGTTGTTGAAGAAAGCATTagaaatttccccacattctAGCGTTCTGCATGACCAAATAGGCATGTGTTACAGAATCAAACTACTTGAATTAATTGCCAATCCTCTGAGCAAGGATCCTCAGAACCCAGAATTCCAACAAAAAGCAGATTTGTTCAATCAATGCAAATATCACTTTGGAAAGGCATTTGAGCACCGTCCAAAGACAGCTGTTAAATCACAAAGGGATCTTGCAGACATCTGTGTTAGAAATGGAGAGTATTCCAAAGCAGACGAGATCTACAGTAATCTGCTAAAATTAGATGACACCCGCCCAGAAAATATGCAGACAATAAATTTAGACGCTGGTTTATTTTATCTGTTCCGgaggaaatctgaagatgaaGGTATCACATTGCTAAAGAAAGCATTGAAGATTGAAATTCACACAAAGGTATGGAAAAGagcttatgagcatttggagaaatggGCAAATAAGAAACTTTATAGCAATCCACATGACAGCATGGCCCTTGGTGCCAAAGGGCTACTGCATCAACTGGTTCACAACAAGTCCAAAGCTACTGAATGTTATGAAGAAGCCTTGCAGTTTGATCCTGGCAATGAAGAATATCTCAGTGCTCTTTGTCAACTACGCCTTACCCTGGAGGACCATAATGATGTTTGA
- the LOC132379521 gene encoding interferon-induced protein with tetratricopeptide repeats 5-like isoform X1: MSNTPRDLLKENLDQLQCHFTWAPQKGTVDLEDMMYRLQDSIRLNLKYKAHSCNQLAFVNCLKGNYEKAIQNLKEAEKILREDEFERRSIITYGNFAWVHYHMGQLTEAQSYLDKLEMICKPLSDGPRYTAMIPEVYGEKGWSLLRSTARYYEEAKECFEKALEEDPDNVQWNMGYATVLFRLEAIFGTKENREQSQSVKHLRRVLELDPDDSLAMVLLALKLQELKKKNEANELVEQALQKTSDYPKVLRNAAKFYRKEKDVEKAVMLLKKALEISPHSSVLHDQIGMCYRIKLLELIANPLSKDPQNPEFQQKAELFSDCKYHFGKAFEHRPKTAVKSQLDFADICVRNGEYSKADEIYSNLLKLDETRPENVQHINLKAGLFHLFRRKSEDEAITLLKKALKIEIHTNIWKNAYEHLEKWANKKLYSNPHDSMALGAKGLLHQLVHNKSKAIECYEEALQFDPGNEEYLSALCQLRLTLEDHNDV; this comes from the exons ATGAG CAACACACCGAGAGATCTGTTGAAAGAGAATCTCGATCAGCTTCAGTGTCACTTCACGTGGGCCCCGCAGAAAGGAACCGTTGACTTGGAAGATATGATGTACAGATTGCAAGATTCTATAAGACTAAATTTGAAGTATAAAGCTCACTCCTGCAACCAACTCGCTTTTGTAAACTGCCTGAAGGGCAACTATGAAAAAGCAATTCAAAACTTAAAGGAAGCTGAAAAGATTCTGAGGGAGGATGAATTTGAAAGAAGAAGCATCATCACCTATGGAAACTTTGCCTGGGTGCATTACCACATGGGACAACTGACCGAGGCCCAGTCCTATCTCGACAAGCTGGAGATGATCTGTAAACCGCTCAGTGATGGCCCTCGCTATACAGCAATGATACCCGAGGTGTACGGGGAGAAGGGATGGTCACTGTTAAGATCTACAGCTCGATATTATGAGGAGGCAAAGGAATGCTTTGAGAAGGCTCTGGAAGAAGATCCTGATAATGTGCAATGGAACATGGGATATGCCACTGTACTGTTTCGGTTGGAAGCAATTTTTGGAACCAAAGAGAATCGTGAACAGAGTCAGTCAGTGAAGCATCTGCGTCGTGTGTTAGAGCTTGATCCCGATGACTCACTGGCCATGGTTCTGTTGGCTCTAAAACTTCAGGAGCTGAAGAAAAAGAATGAAGCAAATGAATTAGTTGAACAAGCATTGCAGAAAACCTCTGATTATCCAAAAGTGCTTCGCAATGCTGCAAAATTTTACCGAAAAGAAAAAGATGTGGAAAAAGCAGTCATGTTGTTGAAGAAAGCATTagaaatttccccacattctAGTGTCCTGCATGACCAAATAGGCATGTGTTACAGAATCAAACTGCTTGAATTAATTGCCAATCCTCTGAGCAAGGATCCTCAGAACCCAGAATTCCAACAAAAAGCAGAGTTGTTCAGTGATTGCAAGTATCATTTTGGAAAGGCATTTGAGCACCGTCCAAAGACAGCTGTTAAATCACAACTGGATTTTGCAGACATCTGTGTTAGAAATGGAGAGTATTCCAAAGCAGACGAGATCTACAGTAATCTGCTAAAATTAGATGAAACTCGCCCAGAAAATGTGCAGCATATAAATTTAAAGGCTGGTTTATTTCATCTATTCCGgaggaaatctgaagatgaaGCTATCACATTGCTAAAGAAAGCATTGAAGATTGAAATTCACACAAACATATGGAAAAAtgcttatgagcatttggagaaatggGCAAATAAGAAACTTTATAGCAATCCACATGACAGCATGGCCCTTGGTGCCAAAGGGCTACTGCATCAACTGGTTCACAACAAGTCCAAAGCTATTGAATGCTATGAAGAAGCCTTGCAGTTTGATCCTGGCAATGAAGAATATCTCAGTGCTCTTTGTCAACTACGCCTTACCCTGGAGGACCATAATGATGTTTGA
- the LOC132379519 gene encoding interferon-induced protein with tetratricopeptide repeats 5-like yields MSNTPRDLLKEKLDQLQCHFTWGPQKETIDLEDMMYRLQDSISLNLKEKTQSCNQLAFVNCLKGNYEEAIQNLKEAEKILREDNKEEFERRSIITYGNFAWVYYHMGQLTEAQSYLDKLEMICKPLSDGPRYTAMIPEVYGEKGWSLLRSTARYYEEAKECFEKALEEDPDNVQWNMGYATVLFRLEAIFGTKENREQSQSVKHLRRVLELDPDDSLAMVLLALKLQELKKKKEANALVEQALQKTPDYPKVLRNAAKFYRKEKDVEKAIMLLKKALEISPHSSVLHDQIGMCYRIKLLELIANPLSKNPQNPEFQQKTELFSDCKYHFGKAFEHRPKSAIKSQLDFADICIRNEEYSKAEEIYGDLLKLVDIRPESMQKIYLQAGLFQFYQRRSEFNAIKLFQKALKVKNDSKVWKQCYEHLEKIADRSLCRNPHDSVALGARGLLHQLGHNKSKAIECYEKALEFDPGNEEYLSALCELRPSLEDRNDI; encoded by the exons ATGAG CAACACACCGAGAGATTTATTGAAAGAGAAGCTCGATCAACTTCAGTGTCACTTCACGTGGGGCCCCCAGAAGGAAACCATTGACCTGGAAGATATGATGTACAGATTGCAAGATTCTATAAGTCTAAATTTGAAGGAAAAAACTCAGTCCTGCAACCAACTCGCTTTTGTAAACTGCCTGAAGGGCAACTATGAAGAAGCAATTCAAAACTTAAAGGAAGCTGAAAAGATTCTGAGGGAGGACAACAAAGAGGAATTTGAAAGAAGAAGCATCATCACCTATGGAAACTTTGCCTGGGTATATTACCACATGGGGCAGCTGACCGAGGCCCAGTCCTATCTCGACAAGCTGGAGATGATCTGTAAACCGCTCAGTGATGGCCCTCGCTATACAGCAATGATACCCGAGGTGTACGGGGAGAAGGGATGGTCATTGTTAAGATCTACAGCTCGATATTATGAGGAGGCAAAGGAATGCTTTGAGAAGGCTCTGGAAGAAGATCCTGATAATGTGCAATGGAACATGGGATATGCCACTGTACTGTTTCGGTTGGAAGCAATTTTTGGAACCAAAGAGAATCGTGAACAGAGTCAGTCAGTGAAGCATCTGCGTCGTGTGTTAGAGCTTGATCCCGATGACTCACTGGCCATGGTTCTGTTGGCTCTAAAACTTCAGGAgctgaagaaaaagaaagaagcaaATGCATTAGTTGAACAAGCATTGCAGAAAACCCCTGATTATCCAAAAGTGCTTCGAAATGCTGCAAAATTTTACCGAAAAGAAAAGGATGTGGAAAAAGCAATCATGTTGTTGAAGAAAGCATTagaaatttccccacattctAGCGTCCTGCATGACCAAATAGGCATGTGCTACAGAATCAAACTGCTTGAATTGATTGCCAATCCTCTGAGCAAAAATCCTCAGAACCCCGAATTCCAACAAAAAACAGAGTTGTTCAGtgattgcaaatatcactttgGGAAGGCATTTGAGCACCGCCCCAAGTCAGCTATTAAATCACAACTGGATTTTGCTGACATCTGTATTAGAAATGAAGAGTATTCCAAAGCAGAAGAGATCTATGGTGATCTGTTGAAATTAGTTGATATTCGTCCAGAAAGTATGCAGAAAATATATTTACAGGCTGGCCTATTTCAATTTTACCAGAGGAGGTCTGAATTTAATGCAATCAAGCTGTTCCAGAAAGCACTGAAGGTTAAGAATGATTCAAAGGTGTGGAAACAGTGTTATGAGCACTTGGAGAAAATTGCAGACAGGAGCCTTTGTAGGAATCCACATGACAGTGTGGCCCTTGGTGCCAGAGGGCTACTGCATCAGCTGGGCCACAACAAGTCCAAAGCTATTGAATGTTATGAAAAGGCCTTGGAGTTTGATCCTGGCAATGAAGAATATCTCAGCGCTCTCTGTGAGCTACGCCCTTCCTTAGAGGACCGTAATGATATTtaa